The Osmerus eperlanus chromosome 22, fOsmEpe2.1, whole genome shotgun sequence genome window below encodes:
- the atp5pd gene encoding ATP synthase subunit d, mitochondrial, whose amino-acid sequence MIKLRNLTHKISRLPHLRSVRGHLGHFAAKMVRTSIRRAALKAIDWVAFAERVPPNQRSMFNALKTRSDAISAKLAGLPEKPVEIDWAYYKTAVARAGMVDEFEKKFSALQIPVPVDTQTSSIDAQEAVADKAAVAYIEASKARITQYEKELEKFRNMIPFDQMTIDDLNDTFPETKLDKVKNPYWPHKPITDL is encoded by the exons ATGATAAAGCTGAGGAATCTTACACATAAAATAAGTCGACTTCCACATTTGCGCAGTGTGCGTGGACATCTCGGACATTTCGCTGCTAAG ATGGTGAGGACATCTATTCGCCGCGCGGCCCTGAAAGCCATTGACTGGGTGGCGTTCGCCGAGCGCGTACCCCCCAACCAGAGGAGCATGTTCAACGCCCTGAAGACCCGCAGCGATGCCATCTCTGCCAA GCTTGCTGGCCTTCCAGAGAAGCCAGTGGAGATTGACTGGGCCTACTACAAGACAGCTGTAGCTAGGGCTGGCATGGTAGACGAGTTTGAGAAAAAG TTCAGTGCTTTGCAGATACCTGTGCCGGTTGACACACAGACCAGCTCCATTGATGCACAGGAGGCAGTAGCG GACAAAGCGGCCGTGGCCTACATTGAGGCGTCCAAGGCTCGCATTACTCAGTATGAGAAGGAG TTGGAGAAGTTCAGGAACATGATCCCCTTCGACCAGATGACCATTGACGATCTCAATGACACCTTCCCAGAGACCAAATTGGACAAGGTCAAGAATCCCTACTGGCCACACAAGCCCATCACCGACCTGTAA